The Saimiri boliviensis isolate mSaiBol1 chromosome 19, mSaiBol1.pri, whole genome shotgun sequence genome contains the following window.
AAGAAACAGACCTTCCCAGGCTGCAGGAAGAAATGGCCATGTTCGACTTGATGGGAGACCATGCCATTCTCTAACCAGGCTTGCCTTGGGAATTTGTTTCCAAgaatctgtcacccagattgcagtgcagtggcctgatctcggctcactgcaacccctatctcctgaattcaagcgattctcccacctcagcctcccgagtagctaggactataggcagaAGTCACCATgcccccatttttttcttttttgagatggagtctcactgtcacccaggctggactgcagtggcgcgaccttagCTCatgggaacctccacctcccaggctcagaaaattctcctgccctagcctcccaagcagctgggactacgggctcacaccaccatgcccagctaatttttgtatttttggtacagaccgggtttcaccatattggtcagcctggtcttgaactcctgacttcgtgatccacccgtttcggcctcccaaagtgctgagattacaggagtcagccacttggcccagccaagttttcatattttttgtaacgacggggtttcaccatgttgcccaggctcgtctcaaactcctggactcaagggacctgcccgccttggcctcccaaagtgctgggattacaagcatgagccatcacagctGGCTGCTTTCTGTACTGGAgtttgtgctggtttttcttgAGGAAAAGGTTCTGAACCTGGGGACGCGTGGAAGCCTCCACTGCCAGCTAGTATCTTCCCGTCCCCCAGCCCCCTTGACCACGGTTCCGCAGAACCCacctcagaaacagaaagatagTCCACGGAGACTCGGCCCTGTCATCCTCAGGGGCCCGACGTTCTAAGTGTGGCCCAAGGACCTCCAGCAGCCCTGGGTGCAGCTTCTCAGCCTCGTCGAAGATGAACAGGGTCTGATGGCAGAGCTGCTGCGTCTCCCGGATCTGGCCCTTCAGCTGCTCCTGCAAGGGATATAGGGAGCAGCTGGGGAACTGGCCACGCCCTCCACCTCCAGCCTTGCAGGCTCGGTTCCCCTGGGCATGTGCAATGGACCCCCCCTTGGGGCGGGGTTTCACCCCTGGGAACCTATCAAATCCAAGTTGTGGGGGCAGGCCTAGGATATTTGCATCTGatcagcttcccaggtgattctcatgcacGCTGAGCGTTGAAAGCTAAACACAGTGGAGCCAGCCTGCCCTGAACTCCCAGGTGCAGAGCGCCCACTGGCAGCCTGGCTGGGCTGAGATCTCAGGGGAGCAAGCCTGCTGAAGGACTGTCTGGGCCCAACTAACCTTCGACTTGGCTCCCGAAAGGGGCTGTGGCGGGTTCCTTGCCCCAGGCAAGAGAGTAAACCCTCAAGTGAAAAGATGGTTCTTTGCAATGTTCATCAAAACAGGCAAGGAATATATTATTTAGAGCCAGCTCCCACCCCAGGGCCCACACTCCCTGTCGACTGGGTGCACCCGTGTGGGGGAAGGCTCGCGGTGTAAGGGTGTGCCATGCCAGTTTTCATAGCGGGGATGCTGAGGTCACAGCAGTTTTGCCACAGTCTAAGCCAGATAGCTCTTCCTGGAAAGGCCTAGctcaccctgcccctgccctgtaAAGCCATATGGAAATTGCCAGGAGACGGGGGCAAGTCTCTGTCCTTTAATGCTGACAGAATCTTCCCAGGTGAGCACATGCCAAATATTAGAGCAGAAAGCCAAAGCCAGGCGCAGTCCTCTCTGTCAGGCTCAACGGGGTTCGGTCCTCTGGCAGTATGTTTTCAATACCACATGTCTGAATTAGAAGAAACCCAAAATAGCAAAATAGCCAAGGACATTTCTGCCCACCCACTCGCTGGTATATAACCAGCCCAAACGGGAAGACATGGAAAATCCGTAAGATAGGACAGGCCTGTTTTCTAAAACGACAGGATACGCAATTTGGTGTCCAACGCAGTCACAATGACATAAAGAGCGTGGACAAAGGTTCACACCAAAGGCAGCACATAAAATGCGAACTCTCCTTAGCTGCCATGGGTGTGTCCATTCGGAGAGCCTGAGaggttttgcttttctgttttttgttttgttttgagttggagtcttgctctgttgcccaggctggagggcagtggcacctcggctcaccgcaacctccgcctcccgggctcaagcgattctcctgcctcagcctcctgagtagctgggactacaggcgagtgccaccacccccgactaatttttgtatttttagtacagacggtgtttcactatgttggccaggctggtcttgaactcctgatctcatgattcacccacctcggactcccagagtactgggattacaggcgtgagccacagctcctggccccTGCCTCTCTCTGTTCTACACTGCCTGTGACATTTCACTACTTCCCCAACAAAAATCAACATGCAGCGTCCGGCCTCTTGAGGGTGGCTGTTCAGGGGACAGAGCAGGGAGTGGTGTTTGGAACGCCAGTCACCTCCAGATGCTCACGGACTCTGTGAAGAGTGGACCGAGTGAGTGGCTCTGTTTGTAACAGGTTCTGCCACCTGTCCCCACCTCACCAGGTTTCTCTAGAGCCTACTACCTTGCAAGGAAGGGCTGGCATGAGggtccccccacccccctgctgAGCACAGAGGCCTCTGTGCCCTAGTGGGCCTTACCTTGTACAGGTCCACATATTTGGAGTGAGGAAAGTGGATCGTGGCAATGAACATCCTGACACAGTCGCTCCTCAGCCCGTCCCGATAAAGGTTCTCTGCCAGCATCCTCGCCACGAAGTTCTTCCCTGTGCCAGACCAGCCGTGGAACGACAGAGCAAGGGCCTTGTCTGGCTGGGGCGTCTCTAGGTAGCCCCTCACTGTACTCAGAACCAGCTGCCGGACCAAATGCTGGCCATGCAGCCGCACGTTCAGGTCCCACTCTAAGCCTAAGGGCAGGAAAGAGGCAGTCACAGTGAGAGGCACACACAGGCCCATGCCCCACATCAGCCAGCAGCCCAGAAACCAAGCCACTCTGAATCTCTCTCAGGTGGGATCAGTTACTCCTCCTGTTTGGCCTTAGAGTAAGAAGCCAGAGGACAGATCTTGCTGTAGAAGAGATTCAAggattactttctttttttttcttttttcagatggagtctcgctctgtcacccaggctggagtgtaatggcacaatcttggctcaccgcaacctccacctgccgggttcaagcgattctcctgcctgagcctcctgagtagctgggattacaggcacccgcgaccacgcctggctgatttttgtatttttagcagagacgaggtttcaccatattgcccaggctggtctcaaattctggaccgcaggtgatctgcccaccttggcctcccaaagtgctgggattacaggcatgagccaccacacccggcccagatGGGACTCAGGGAGAGGGTGGTATCACCCTTCCTGTGGATCCTGCAGATACCCAGAACAGTTGGCACAGAGGTCTGGGGAGGAACCCTGTCCCCCACGTCCTGAGGCTGCTCCCATCATGTGGTTTCAGGGCTCCATTTTATGGAGAAGCCTGATGTTATTCATTCTCATTCAATTCGGCCAACACTTGTTGAGAGCAGCTCCAGGCTGCAAAGTTCTCTGCTAGGCCTAACTTCCCCTCAGCCAGGAGGCTGCAGGATTTGGAAACGGGGCCACCAGGAGCCGTGCTGGAAACAGGGAGGGTGTGCTGCCAGCTGTGGGTGACATCCTGACCATTCCAAGTTCAGGACCAATTGGTCGAACACCTCAGGCCAGCCCAGGGTAGGTATTCTGGAGCCTCCGGAGGTCAAGGTCTATGATAAAACATTGAGGGTATCACACATTGGTCCAAAAGTAGTAGGaacatagaagaaaattaatgtttgctgcttttattttcccCTCTGTATTCAGAACTGGGCTAAGTGTTTTTATATTGAGTCTTCACAATTCTGCAAGGCAGGCATTATTCTTCCCATTTAAAGCTGAggaaactggctgggtgcagtggctcatgcctgtaatcccagcactttgggaggctgagactgggggaatcacttgaggccaggagttcaagaccagcctggccaacatggtgaaaccccatcttctactaaaaatacaaaaatgagcagggtgtggcggcatgtgcctgtagtctcagctactcaggaggctgaggcaggagaatcgcttgagcctgggaggcagaggtttcagtaagccaagatcatgccactgcaatccagcctgggccacagagagactcagtctcaaaaataaataaattaaataaataaaaaggtcgggcgcggtggctcaagcctgtaatcccagcactttgggaggctgaggcgggtggatcacgaggtcaagagatcaagaccatcctggtcaacatggtgaaaccccgtctctactaaaaatacaaaaaaatcagctgggcatggtggcgcgtgcctgtaatcccagctactcaggaggctgaggcaggagaattgcctgaacccaggaggcggaggttgcggtgagccgagatcgcgccattgcactccagcctgggtaacaggagcgaaactccgtctcaaaataaataaataaaataaataaataaagctgaggACACTGATGCTTGGGAAGGACTCCTCAGTTTGCCAGCAAGGCAGAGGCAAGACGAGGAATCCAGTGGAGGCCTCCAATTCCCTGGCCACAGCAATTTGTAGAACAACAGGCATGTTGAGGGCAGAAAGTAACTTGCTAATTGACACTTAGGGTCTTATCCAAGTCAGCGATGATCCAGATTCAGACTTCCTGACCTATGCGGTCCAGTCTTGTGTCCTGAGCCAGACTGTGTCCCTAACACACTGTGTTATTGGCATTTTGGCCAATTAAGTGACCTAAATATCTAGGGTGGGCCCCATTTATGGAGACTGAAGGAGCTGGGGTTGGGAGAACTCTAGGCAAGAAACTGCTCCTAAGAATAAGAGAGGAAGCTTTTGCAAATATCAGAATAGGCTTCAGAACTTGGGGCCAAAGATCACCCTGTGAGTGAAAATGCCAATCAACTGCAGTATGCAAATCAAGCCACCCAAAGTAATTAGAAAATACTAGGAAGGGAGGTCGGTAAGTCTTGACTCACAGGCAGCTGGGAGCGGGAGAATGCACAGGCTTATTTCCCTGTGATGGTGAGGATGAATTAGTTATAATCAGAAAcagtctcttctttctctcaggGTGTGGAGCTGCAGAGGCCTCCCTACCAATCCCAGATAAGCCAGGAAAGGAGTGCTGCATCACCCAGACATTTGGCAGCTAAGGGTCAGAAAGGGACACTTTTAATCACAACCCACAATTTCCAACCGGTTCTCTCACTGGATACATCCAGCCCCCTCTGAGAGGTCGACGTTTAGAGCAAGACAAGGTGTTCTGGGCCTGACTCTCCTTAAGATCGAAGATGTTGGATTATGAGTTAATCCCTGCAAAactcttagcacagtgcctgatctGTATAATAGATATTAGCTATTCTCTTCTTGGAGAGGCTCTCAGGGCTCAGACCGATATGACCAGGGGTGGGTGATAAGTGAGCAGAGGAAACGCTGTTTAGACAGGGAACACATGGTGGTAATGAGGGGCCTCTTCGACAGCTGGCAGTGCTtcctcctcccagctcagctGAGTATCACTTGTTCATGGCATTCCCATGGATCCTCAAGATCCACGAAACAGCTCAGTTTGCCTGGGGTATTAAGCTAGAGGCTCAAATCCCCGAGTCCCATCTTGACTCAAGTATTTGGTACTCCAAAACTTCAGTCGGACTGTGGCAGTTCCTGCTTGCggggaggctgggcaggatgCCGAAAGGTCCCTTGCATCTAACCATTTCGCGTGGACAGCCTCCCTCCCCACAGATTCCCAGCCCCTTAAAGCCAAGCGGGGACCAACCTGTAAAGTTGTTGGAGATCCTGCAATCCCCACTGGGGCAGCAGTCTCGGAAGCTGCAGTACCACGTGGTCAGGAGATCCAGGTACCGCTGGCCCAACAGGGGAAGGCACCACCCTGGAAAAGGAGGAGCCGTGAGACCGAGAGACCATCCGGTGTGCGACGGAGATGCGGCAACCTTGCCACACGATTCGTCAGGGGCAGAGCGACACCCAGAACTCAGATCCCAGCGCCCAGCCCGGGCTCGGCCTACTGTCGGCCCTCGAGCCCTACGTCCGCAAGCAGCAGGGGAGAAAGCAGTCACCAGGCGTGTCCACAGCGGACGTTCCCTGGAGCTGTCAGGAGCAGCACCTTCGGATGACGCCAGGGGGCGCCGGGAGGCGGCACGGGCGGCGCGCACCAGTCTGGAAGGAGCGGGGATGGCGGGGACGGCGGGGATGGCGGGGACGGCGGGGATGGCGGGGatggcgggggcggcgggggcggcgggggcggcgggggcgggccGCCGGGCTCCAGCGGGTGTGCCGAGGCCGCGGGTGGGGCAGGGCGGTGTTGGGCTCCCGGCTCCGCGGAGGCTGCCGCGCCCACAGCCGGTACCCGGGGCCGCGCGGAGCGGGACTGCGGGCCGAGACGTCGCCCGGGACAGGAGCGAGGTGACCACAGCCGCGCCCGGTGGGCACCCTGCTCCGCAGCGAATGGCGGCCGCGGGCACGGGATCTTACCCGGGGCCCTCTCCGCTCCCTCCTCGGCCTCGTCACAGTCGTCGGGCCACACCTGGCGGCTGAAGAGCGTCCAGTACCGCTTGGAGAGGACGGCGGCCGCCCTCAGCTGCTCCTTCAGGCGCTGGAAGCCCGGCCAGGCCCAGGCCGAGCGCGGCTCGTCGGTCTCCTCCCACGGCCTCGAAGCGCCGCTGGGCTCGGGCGCGCCCGggagcggcagcagcagcagcaagacaAAGAGCCAGAGCGGGCGCCACGGGCCGCGCAGCATGGCCGGCCCCGGGCTGCAGGCCCCTCCGGCCGCCGGGCTCGCCGGCTCCACTTCCGGCCGGGGGTGGGGGATTGCGGGCGGGGGGCGGCCGCGAGCCCGGGATTGGTGTTGCTGTGGCGACCGGAGGGCTGGGCAGAGCGCGCTCTGGCGGCCTCCGCACACGTGACCCGGGCGGGAGCCTGAAACCCTGGCGGCCCGGCGCAACTAACCGGCTGCCCGGAAGCAGTTTATCCTGGGTCGTGACTGGTTGCAAAGGAGGTGAAATCAGGCTTCGACATGGCCACTGTCAGTCACTCCGCCAGAACTTTCGGACGGCTCCGGTGGCCCATCAGAGGCCTACGGAATAAGGACACTCGTGCTCCGCCTCGCGTCTGCAGCTCAACTTCCCGCCAGCTTGTGAGACGAAGCCGGGAAACCGTCTCAGCCAGGAGCGGCGGGCGGGCCAGGGGAGTCAGCTGAGTGAAGAAGCCCTGGGAAGACGGGCGCAGCTGGGTGCCTGTCTGGCCAGGGTTGTCCTGGCTCCTCCGCAGAGGGAAATGAAACCGCAACCGAGTCCAcgaaaagaaagaggaagctgATCGTTGGGCTCCAGTTTGGAGGTGTTTGGATTTTGGAAACCCCCGAGTCATGGGTAAATCATAAGAtttgccgagatcgcgccactgcactccagcatggcgacagagcaagcctttgtctccaaataaataaatacgaaCAAATAAGGCTAAGTACTGTGTGCACTTTCCTGGCTAGGTTTGCAACTTTGAAGTGCTGTGACTGAGCAGCCCATCCGACACCGCTGGCAAAGGACTACAGCGCTCTTCTCCATAGCAAGGAGCTTGGAACAAGGCTGTTGTTAGATTTCAGAATAGCTTAATGCGTTGCTTAAAATCACCTGGCTTTCTGATGGCTGTAaatagaaaatgcagaaataaataaaatcacctggCTGACTGCAGCCAATGGCCAAAAAGCCATCTTGCCTTAGGAGAAAACTGCTGTCTAGAGAGATCAGAGGACTTGGCTAATGTCATATGTTTAGTGGCTTTGAGGTTGGGCTCTCCAGACAGTAAGGTGAATACTAGCACCGTGTCTCACCAATGTCGCAGGGAACTTGACTCACCTGTTCACCCGTCTCTTAGATCACACCCAATGCCAGGTCTGCTCCAGTCTCAGCAGCTTACCAAATTTGTGCCTGCCTTTCGTTCAAACGCCTACAGAAACCAGATAAGCACCTTTGCTAGGACACCACAAGGTGCAGTTGAAAAGTAAGATGTTTGCAGTGTCTCACTCAGTGTGATGTCAAAAACTTTTCATAGAGTAGCAGCCATGGCACCAGCCCGGCACTGTGTGCATCAAGCTTGTGGAATCCACCGGAAACAGTTAACCATGCACACATCACAGCGCTTattggaaaactaaaaaaattaggccgggtgtggtggcttatgcctgtaatcccagcactttgggaggccgaggcgcatagatcacctgagatcgggagttcaagaccagcctagccaacatgcagaaacccatctctactaaaaatacaaaatcagatggtgtggtggtgggcatctgtaatcccagctactcaggaggctgaggcagaagaatggcttgaacccagggggcagaggttgcagagagctgagatcgaaccactgcactccagcctgggcaacagagtgagactccatctgaaaaacaaaacaaaacaaaacaaaaccaaaacaaaaaaaaccacaactcattcaacaaacatttgaggCTGAATGGCAGTCTAGTATAGTGATTACCATTTTCTATTTGTGCAACCCTGGGTGTTACTGAAGCATCCTATGCCTCTTTCCTCTCCTATAAAAAAGGGATCATAAAACAGTCCCCTCaaagggctgctgtgaagattcAAGGAGTTCATTCAGTGAGTGTGGCATCAACACTGAATACATAgtcactttaatttttctatctACCCAGCCCTGGAGGAGGCTCTGGGTGGTTTATACAGGAGGCTAGGATGGTTTAATACTGGTGAAGTTTATATGTGAATTTATGGTGAAAAATTTACTAGTAACAACAGTTTATTAAAACAGTCCAAGTCTTAagaattaaataattcttttttttttgagacggagtttcgctcttgttacccaggctggagtgcaatggcgtgatctcggctcaccgcaacctccgcctcccgggttcaggcaattctcctgcctcagcctcctgagtagctgggattacaggcacacgccaccatgcccagctaatttttttgtatttttagtagagactgggtttcaccatgttgaccaggatggtctcgatctcttgacctcgtgatccacccgcctcggcctcccaaagtgctgggattacaggcttgagccaccacgccgggcgaattaaagaattctttttttttttttttttttttgagacggagtttcgctcttgttacccaggctggagtgcaatggcgcgatctcggctcaccgcaacctccgcctcctgggttcaagcaattctcctgcctcagcctcctgagtagctgggattacaggcatgtgccaccatgcccagctaattttttgtatttttagtagagacggggtttcaccatgtatggtctcgatctctcgacctcgtgatccacccgcctcggcctcccaaagtgctgggattacaggcttgagccaccgcgcccggccgaattaaAGAATTCTTAATTCTTTAATTATCTATGGAAAGAATTATCTCTACTCACTTTCATGTAGGGATAACTGCTCGTTTCTGAGATGTTGAGTTGAATTTAGCATCCCATGGTAAATAAAGTAGGTTAGCTGCAAAGTTCTTTGACAACCAACTTGATTTcaagacatttttttccttaaaaaaaaagggataaggccgggcacggtggctcacgcctgtaatcctagcactttgggaggcccaggtgggtggatcacctgaggtcaggagttcaagaccagcctgcccatcatggtgaaaccccatctttaaaaaaattttaaaataaataaataaagagataaacTCTTTTTCACCAGTCAGTTTTGTGTAGAAACAATAAATCCAAACACCACTTCCTAGACAAGTCTCTTGAGTAttt
Protein-coding sequences here:
- the TOR3A gene encoding torsin-3A isoform X2, with the translated sequence MLRGPWRPLWLFVLLLLLPLPGAPEPSGASRPWEETDEPRSAWAWPGFQRLKEQLRAAAVLSKRYWTLFSRQVWPDDCDEAEEGAERAPGWCLPLLGQRYLDLLTTWYCSFRDCCPSGDCRISNNFTGLEWDLNVRLHGQHLVRQLVLSTVRGYLETPQPDKALALSFHGWSGTGKNFVARMLAENLYRDGLRSDCVRMFIATIHFPHSKYVDLYKEQLKGQIRETQQLCHQTLFIFDEAEKLHPGLLEVLGPHLERRAPEDDRAESPWTIFLFLRKRMDGKDFENLQNDTNRTSSWKRSSRWVRWLPVGSREDSLGWSSPCFLNEDTKAQRDDVSMAVL
- the TOR3A gene encoding torsin-3A isoform X1, encoding MLRGPWRPLWLFVLLLLLPLPGAPEPSGASRPWEETDEPRSAWAWPGFQRLKEQLRAAAVLSKRYWTLFSRQVWPDDCDEAEEGAERAPGWCLPLLGQRYLDLLTTWYCSFRDCCPSGDCRISNNFTGLEWDLNVRLHGQHLVRQLVLSTVRGYLETPQPDKALALSFHGWSGTGKNFVARMLAENLYRDGLRSDCVRMFIATIHFPHSKYVDLYKEQLKGQIRETQQLCHQTLFIFDEAEKLHPGLLEVLGPHLERRAPEDDRAESPWTIFLFLSNLRGDIINEVVLKLLKDGWSREEITMEHLEPHLQAEIVETIDNGFGHSRLVRENLIDCFIPFLPLEYRHVRLCARDAFLSQELLYTEETLDEIAQMMVYVPKEEQLFSSQGCKSISQRINYFLS